One stretch of Rosistilla oblonga DNA includes these proteins:
- a CDS encoding IS4 family transposase, with protein MQPTSIAYEFQDIQLGDKRLNDRAEALLASLAANPSASINEACSGWDETKAAYRLFDNPNVDPEAILGAHAEKTLQRIKAQDTVCIAQDTTELDYTAHPPEGVRNLDRLGRRGLYDHSHIAFTPEKLCLGVVGVKFYDRDKETLGTSKKREGQPLHTGEGQRWLDGYRKACEIAGKCPETQIVSLADREGDIYDIFVEADQHETPAQFVIRSQRKRSLPEKDPDGGPAAYRKMRAEIASAQPVAYREVQLPQTPKRTKGSGNKQHPGREARTAKLEIRAKRMTLRAPHNKQSSMPPVEISVVWVREIDGPGDGTEVDWLLLSSLPVDTIAQTLRIVDLYVARWPIEVFFRVFKTGCRVEEIQLEARDRLIRALMFYKVIAWRIMFVTFLGRECPELPCDVVFSEAEWKSVWKVVEKTAPPKQAPELSQFIPVLATLGGYNHREGDGPPGAEVIWRGTRRMLDFALCWQAFGPDQ; from the coding sequence ATGCAACCGACCAGTATCGCATACGAATTTCAAGATATTCAACTTGGAGACAAACGTCTCAACGATCGAGCCGAAGCGTTGCTCGCCTCGCTGGCGGCCAACCCTTCGGCCAGTATCAACGAAGCTTGCAGTGGCTGGGACGAAACCAAAGCCGCCTACCGTCTATTCGATAACCCCAACGTCGATCCCGAAGCCATTCTCGGGGCTCACGCTGAAAAGACACTCCAACGAATCAAAGCCCAAGACACCGTTTGTATCGCACAAGATACCACCGAACTGGACTACACCGCGCATCCGCCCGAAGGCGTCCGTAATCTCGATCGCTTAGGCCGCCGTGGACTTTACGATCATTCCCACATCGCCTTCACTCCAGAGAAACTTTGTCTCGGGGTGGTCGGTGTTAAGTTCTACGATCGCGACAAAGAAACGCTCGGCACCAGCAAGAAGCGAGAAGGCCAACCCCTACACACCGGCGAAGGGCAACGATGGCTCGATGGTTATCGCAAGGCCTGCGAGATCGCCGGGAAATGTCCTGAAACTCAGATCGTTTCGCTGGCCGATCGCGAAGGAGACATCTACGACATTTTCGTCGAAGCCGATCAGCATGAAACACCGGCTCAGTTCGTCATTCGCTCGCAGCGAAAACGCTCGTTGCCGGAGAAAGACCCCGATGGCGGGCCTGCGGCTTATAGGAAAATGCGTGCCGAAATCGCATCCGCCCAGCCGGTCGCTTACCGCGAAGTCCAGCTTCCCCAAACGCCCAAGCGAACCAAAGGATCAGGAAACAAACAACACCCCGGCCGTGAAGCACGCACTGCGAAGTTAGAAATTCGAGCGAAGCGGATGACTCTTCGTGCGCCACACAACAAGCAGTCTTCGATGCCGCCGGTCGAGATCAGTGTCGTTTGGGTGCGCGAGATCGATGGCCCAGGCGACGGAACCGAAGTCGACTGGCTGTTACTGAGTTCTCTGCCGGTCGACACGATTGCCCAGACGCTGCGGATTGTGGATTTGTATGTGGCTCGTTGGCCAATCGAAGTATTCTTTCGAGTTTTCAAAACTGGCTGCCGGGTCGAAGAGATTCAACTCGAAGCGAGAGACCGACTGATCCGCGCGTTGATGTTTTACAAAGTGATCGCATGGCGGATCATGTTTGTGACCTTCTTAGGCCGCGAGTGTCCAGAGCTTCCCTGTGATGTCGTCTTCAGCGAAGCGGAATGGAAGTCGGTCTGGAAAGTGGTGGAAAAGACGGCTCCCCCAAAGCAAGCTCCTGAGCTGTCACAATTCATCCCGGTCCTTGCGACCCTTGGCGGCTACAATCACCGCGAAGGCGACGGTCCGCCGGGAGCCGAAGTGATCTGGCGAGGCACGCGGCGAATGCTCGACTTCGCCCTCTGCTGGCAAGCCTTCGGACCAGACCAATGA
- a CDS encoding uracil-DNA glycosylase: MNEVPSANLNLPDPHEIRVGVGQLLTHLQRVGVEYLPAADPGRAEQWTTTLWASVAQPAPVAAEPSAAASATPEGLAQPAAAATPAAAPPAAAPAAPVAALPAAAPPAAAPPQPAATPPTAAPQTPAPAARPQPAAAAPGPTIYRTASLPIADRQASLDHWGQQVAQCTLCHELACTRKQTVFGAGHAQARVVFFGEAPGADEDREGIPFVGRAGQLLTKIIEATKLSRDEVYIMNTLKCRPPGNRNPLPDELKNCRPFFEAQLEIIQPEYIVCLGLFAAQSLLQSAPSIGRMRGRFHNYHGSKVVVTYHPSYLLRNAKMKGAVWQDMQMMMRAMGTLPA; encoded by the coding sequence ATGAACGAAGTCCCCTCTGCAAACTTGAACCTCCCCGATCCCCACGAGATTCGCGTGGGTGTCGGGCAGCTGCTGACGCATTTGCAGCGGGTGGGGGTGGAGTATCTGCCCGCCGCCGATCCGGGGCGCGCCGAACAATGGACCACCACGCTGTGGGCTAGCGTTGCGCAGCCAGCACCCGTCGCCGCCGAGCCTTCCGCCGCAGCGAGTGCCACCCCCGAGGGGCTTGCCCAACCCGCTGCGGCAGCAACTCCCGCGGCAGCACCGCCTGCGGCGGCCCCAGCTGCGCCAGTTGCCGCTCTACCGGCTGCCGCCCCGCCCGCGGCTGCGCCTCCGCAGCCTGCGGCGACACCTCCCACTGCGGCCCCTCAGACACCGGCTCCTGCGGCGCGACCGCAACCAGCTGCCGCTGCACCGGGGCCGACGATTTATCGGACCGCCTCGCTGCCGATCGCCGATCGCCAGGCGTCGCTGGACCATTGGGGGCAGCAGGTCGCACAGTGCACGCTGTGCCACGAATTGGCTTGCACGCGGAAGCAGACGGTCTTTGGAGCCGGGCACGCTCAGGCCCGCGTCGTTTTCTTTGGCGAAGCGCCGGGAGCGGACGAGGATCGCGAGGGGATTCCGTTTGTCGGCCGAGCGGGGCAACTGCTGACGAAGATCATCGAAGCGACAAAATTATCGCGCGATGAAGTCTATATTATGAACACGCTCAAATGCCGGCCGCCGGGGAATCGCAATCCGTTGCCGGACGAGCTGAAAAATTGCCGCCCCTTCTTCGAGGCCCAGCTGGAGATTATTCAGCCCGAATATATCGTCTGTTTGGGGCTGTTTGCCGCTCAATCGCTGCTTCAATCGGCTCCCTCGATCGGCAGGATGCGAGGCCGTTTTCACAACTACCACGGCAGCAAGGTCGTCGTCACCTACCACCCATCGTATTTGCTTCGCAATGCAAAGATGAAGGGGGCGGTCTGGCAGGACATGCAGATGATGATGCGCGCGATGGGGACGCTGCCCGCCTGA
- a CDS encoding dihydroorotate dehydrogenase, with the protein MTDLSVQIGRLALSNPIMVASGTFGYAREMARLVDCSRLGGILPKTITAQPRVGNAPWRTVETSAGLLNSIGLDNDGIDAFMEHHLPYLASIGTSIIVSIAGRTEEEFVQLAHRVGQTGQIAAVELNVSCPNVSGGVDFGTDPDACHRLVAATRAGCDVPILAKLTPNVTRIADVACAAAEGGADGVCLINTVLGMAVDWRRRRPMLGNVMGGLSGPAIKPVALRCVQQVRSVTDVPIIGIGGIATIDDVMEFLVTGATAVQIGTANYYDPQVSTRLIDELPAALQELGAATVGEIVGTLDSTRRVDE; encoded by the coding sequence TTGACTGATCTTTCCGTTCAGATAGGCCGATTGGCCCTATCCAATCCGATCATGGTCGCCTCGGGAACGTTTGGATACGCCCGCGAGATGGCTCGTCTCGTCGATTGCTCGCGGTTGGGAGGCATTCTGCCAAAAACGATTACCGCCCAGCCGCGGGTCGGAAACGCACCCTGGCGGACCGTCGAAACCTCCGCCGGTCTGCTGAATTCGATCGGTTTGGACAACGATGGGATCGATGCTTTTATGGAGCATCATCTCCCCTACCTGGCTTCGATCGGGACGTCGATCATCGTCAGTATCGCAGGCCGGACCGAAGAGGAGTTTGTCCAACTGGCGCATCGCGTCGGCCAGACCGGGCAGATCGCGGCGGTGGAGTTAAACGTTTCGTGCCCCAACGTTTCTGGCGGCGTCGATTTTGGGACCGATCCGGACGCCTGCCATCGCTTGGTCGCCGCGACGCGAGCCGGCTGCGATGTGCCGATCTTGGCCAAGTTGACCCCAAACGTGACGCGGATCGCCGATGTGGCTTGCGCCGCGGCAGAGGGCGGAGCTGATGGCGTTTGTTTGATCAACACCGTGCTGGGAATGGCTGTCGATTGGCGTCGCCGCCGTCCGATGCTGGGGAACGTGATGGGGGGGCTGAGCGGTCCGGCGATCAAACCGGTCGCGCTCCGCTGCGTGCAACAGGTCCGCTCGGTGACCGACGTCCCGATCATCGGCATCGGTGGGATCGCCACGATCGATGATGTGATGGAGTTTTTGGTGACCGGAGCGACTGCGGTCCAGATCGGCACTGCGAATTATTACGATCCGCAGGTCTCGACGAGGTTGATCGACGAATTGCCAGCCGCCCTGCAGGAATTGGGAGCCGCCACGGTTGGTGAGATCGTGGGAACGCTCGATAGCACGCGACGAGTCGACGAATGA
- the rpe gene encoding ribulose-phosphate 3-epimerase has protein sequence MTNPRVKQLFEAAPAILPSLLQCDFGNLEREVRRLEDDGCQGLHLDVMDGVFVPNISYGMPIVDAIRKLTDLPLDVHLMIQDPGKYAQAFSDAGADLLTFHVEAVDEIAPVIDNVRSLNMGTGLVLNPGTAIDAVTPFLDQIDVVLVMSVDAGFGGQAFNPVAIDKLKALRAIKPDLILEIDGGVNLETIGSCREAGADLFVVGSAIFRSSDYAAALDRLRAEVQRHDPHSS, from the coding sequence ATGACCAACCCACGTGTAAAGCAGCTCTTCGAGGCCGCTCCGGCGATCCTGCCGTCGCTGCTGCAATGCGATTTTGGCAACCTGGAACGCGAGGTCCGGCGGCTCGAAGACGACGGTTGCCAAGGACTGCACCTGGATGTCATGGATGGCGTCTTTGTCCCCAATATCTCCTACGGAATGCCGATCGTCGACGCCATTCGCAAGTTGACCGATCTGCCGCTGGATGTCCATTTGATGATCCAGGATCCAGGGAAATATGCACAAGCGTTCAGTGACGCCGGTGCCGACCTACTGACATTCCATGTCGAAGCGGTTGACGAAATCGCGCCGGTGATAGACAACGTGCGTTCCTTGAACATGGGGACTGGTCTGGTTTTGAATCCGGGAACCGCGATCGACGCGGTCACCCCCTTTCTCGATCAGATCGACGTAGTCCTGGTGATGAGCGTGGACGCCGGTTTTGGCGGACAAGCTTTTAACCCCGTTGCAATCGACAAACTGAAAGCGTTGCGAGCCATCAAGCCGGACCTGATCCTCGAGATCGACGGTGGCGTGAATCTCGAAACGATTGGCAGCTGTCGCGAGGCCGGAGCGGATCTGTTTGTAGTTGGTTCGGCGATCTTTCGCAGTTCGGATTACGCGGCCGCGTTGGACCGCCTGAGAGCGGAAGTGCAACGCCATGATCCTCACTCGAGTTAG
- a CDS encoding histidine phosphatase family protein has product MLSILLVRPGATDFDDQRRIKGSLDMPLSECGRQQVRRTAQDVATFQLQAVYSAPCESALTTSAELIAGRDIRVKAIPNFRNIDHGLWHGKLVDDVRRQQPRLYRQGEEYPNLICPPEGETVEEAKQRVFKALRKVIKKHRDGAIALVIPDPLASVVHCILSGEGPKSLWLSEVDTGNWELIELESLELREPALV; this is encoded by the coding sequence ATGTTAAGCATTCTACTGGTTCGTCCTGGTGCTACCGATTTCGACGATCAACGTCGAATCAAAGGTTCGTTGGATATGCCATTAAGCGAGTGTGGACGCCAGCAGGTGCGGCGCACCGCGCAGGACGTTGCGACGTTCCAACTGCAGGCGGTCTATTCGGCGCCCTGTGAATCGGCACTAACCACGTCGGCAGAATTGATTGCTGGACGCGATATCCGCGTTAAAGCGATCCCTAATTTCCGTAACATCGACCACGGTCTATGGCACGGAAAATTGGTCGACGACGTCCGTCGACAACAGCCGCGACTGTACCGCCAGGGGGAGGAATATCCGAACCTGATCTGCCCTCCCGAGGGCGAGACGGTCGAAGAGGCCAAACAACGCGTCTTCAAGGCGCTGCGTAAAGTCATCAAGAAGCATCGCGATGGCGCGATCGCACTTGTGATCCCCGATCCACTAGCGAGCGTCGTCCACTGCATCCTCAGTGGCGAAGGCCCCAAGAGTTTGTGGTTGTCGGAAGTCGACACCGGCAACTGGGAACTGATCGAACTGGAGAGTCTAGAGCTTCGCGAACCCGCGTTGGTCTAA
- a CDS encoding response regulator — protein MTKLATASKQRPGSIARKVCLFVTVLLVGVTLVMSLVGFFLSREIVRQQVHERLRIVASTRHHIFSDYVAQQRVRIQHYADRYRLKAETLNRPRDPAKHAVAVEELLAESKEQFADIVDAWLTDTGGKVIASTDPGQLGKDFSKSESFLHGLEGPFVAAPVERDQTLLSHLTAPVTNASDRVVGVLFVVSEMTALRQLIRDHNGLGVTGDIMVASLHGDQLKYFFPSAVPRPATIAQATVMKRAIDGQSSVEAVQTQLADDLVLATFQPINLQPGVRDWGMVVKINVAEAYAPVYRLAKLMFVWQAILLVVVWTATQWLARRFTAPLDRLTRVVSQFASGHRELRAEVDSDDEIAALGDAFNKLADAVTRTEHDLEDRVLLRTGELQKEIDTRKEVQLQLVDARDLAEKANRSKSQFLANMSHEIRTPMNGILGMAQLLESGDLNAEQQSQLMAMQQCAQWLLQLLNDILDFSKIEAGMLSLEKVPFDFRECVDSTVATLAARGFDKDLELICRIAPDVPVRMVSDPGRLRQILFNLIGNAIKFTNRGHVFIEITAREIEFAKVELRIDVNDTGVGIAATNQEHIFEAFRQADSSTTREFGGTGLGLSISSQLVEAMDGKIELKSQVGQGSRFRVTMPMRYLQQPSVADPLQDTDFCVLVVDDHPRSLAAVCEMLESWGLSTRRAHDGQQAIGMLADHAVSIVLLDNTLEDMPARQCVTKIRQQPGCAKLPVVMMHGAYTPTQIDWWAQEGIDHLSKPVGHRRLRELLLHRLLGIAPQPVDDSTQVKLTTAAGKRLRVLLVEDSLVNRQVALGLLRRLKCDVDVATHGGEAVQQVTQQAYDVVLMDVQMPVMDGIKATVAIRATEAGSKRHLPIIAMTAAAMKGDRQRCFDAGMDGYISKPVTQESLVLEVTRVLGTNGGKGDTSDSRIWSHTQPAMPSSVAVHSDDVSAVGGREQSAAQVDTVIEADASHAGLEHLCSEYSEQDALVIAKALVVEAPELIRTLQTSAANGDQRVLTRGAHTLKGSARVVQFEDVVELSAEIERLAREGKTEEAVAHLDDLVQRTRSMTEQVEKWIQCKTNGSA, from the coding sequence ATGACCAAGCTTGCAACCGCATCGAAGCAGCGTCCCGGTTCGATCGCTCGCAAGGTCTGTCTGTTTGTGACGGTTCTTCTTGTTGGTGTGACGCTGGTGATGTCGCTGGTCGGGTTCTTCTTGAGCCGCGAGATCGTCCGCCAGCAGGTGCACGAGCGTTTGCGAATCGTCGCTTCGACGCGGCATCACATCTTCTCGGACTACGTCGCTCAACAGCGGGTTCGCATTCAGCATTACGCCGATCGTTATCGATTGAAGGCGGAGACGCTGAATCGACCTCGCGATCCCGCCAAACATGCGGTGGCGGTCGAAGAGTTGCTGGCCGAATCGAAAGAGCAGTTTGCCGATATCGTCGATGCTTGGCTGACCGATACCGGAGGCAAGGTGATCGCCAGCACCGATCCCGGTCAGCTGGGCAAGGATTTTTCCAAGAGCGAAAGCTTCCTGCATGGTCTGGAGGGGCCGTTTGTCGCGGCTCCGGTGGAGCGTGACCAGACGCTGCTCTCCCATCTGACCGCTCCGGTGACCAACGCGTCGGATCGCGTCGTCGGCGTGTTGTTTGTCGTTAGCGAGATGACGGCGCTGCGGCAATTGATTCGCGACCACAACGGTCTGGGAGTCACGGGAGATATCATGGTCGCGTCGCTCCACGGCGACCAGCTGAAGTACTTCTTTCCCTCCGCGGTCCCTCGCCCCGCGACGATCGCTCAGGCGACGGTGATGAAGCGAGCGATCGATGGCCAGTCGAGTGTCGAAGCGGTTCAAACGCAGCTAGCCGACGACCTGGTGCTGGCGACGTTCCAGCCGATCAATCTGCAGCCTGGCGTTCGCGACTGGGGGATGGTCGTCAAGATCAACGTCGCCGAAGCCTATGCGCCGGTCTACCGGTTGGCCAAGTTGATGTTTGTCTGGCAAGCGATCCTGTTGGTCGTGGTCTGGACGGCGACTCAGTGGTTGGCGCGTCGCTTCACCGCTCCGTTGGATCGGTTGACGCGAGTCGTCAGCCAGTTTGCATCGGGGCATCGCGAGCTGCGAGCGGAGGTCGATTCGGACGACGAAATCGCGGCGTTGGGCGATGCGTTCAACAAGCTGGCCGATGCGGTGACGAGGACCGAACACGATCTGGAGGATCGGGTGCTGCTGCGGACCGGCGAGCTGCAAAAGGAGATCGACACGCGGAAGGAGGTCCAGTTGCAGTTGGTCGACGCCCGCGATCTGGCGGAAAAGGCGAACCGATCGAAGAGCCAGTTCTTGGCGAATATGAGCCACGAGATTCGCACGCCGATGAATGGCATCCTGGGGATGGCACAGCTGTTGGAATCGGGCGACCTGAACGCGGAACAGCAGAGTCAGTTGATGGCGATGCAGCAGTGTGCGCAGTGGTTGCTGCAACTGCTGAACGACATCCTCGATTTTTCGAAGATCGAAGCGGGGATGCTGTCGCTTGAAAAAGTCCCTTTCGATTTCCGCGAATGCGTCGATTCCACCGTCGCCACGCTGGCGGCGCGTGGGTTCGATAAGGATCTGGAATTGATCTGCCGGATCGCTCCGGATGTTCCCGTGCGGATGGTTAGCGATCCGGGGCGGCTGCGTCAGATTCTGTTCAATCTGATCGGCAATGCGATCAAGTTCACCAATCGCGGGCATGTCTTTATCGAGATCACCGCGCGAGAGATCGAGTTTGCCAAGGTGGAGCTGCGGATCGATGTCAACGACACGGGCGTGGGGATCGCGGCGACCAATCAGGAACATATCTTCGAAGCGTTCCGTCAGGCCGACAGTTCGACGACGCGTGAGTTTGGTGGGACCGGGTTGGGGCTGTCGATCTCGTCGCAGTTGGTCGAGGCGATGGATGGAAAGATCGAACTGAAGAGCCAAGTCGGGCAGGGATCGCGGTTTCGCGTCACGATGCCGATGCGATATCTGCAGCAGCCGAGCGTCGCCGATCCGTTGCAGGATACAGACTTTTGTGTGCTGGTGGTCGACGACCATCCGCGCAGCCTGGCGGCGGTTTGCGAGATGCTGGAATCGTGGGGGCTGTCGACGCGTCGCGCTCACGATGGCCAGCAAGCGATCGGAATGTTGGCGGACCACGCGGTGTCGATCGTTCTGTTGGATAACACGCTGGAAGACATGCCGGCTCGCCAGTGTGTGACCAAAATTCGCCAGCAGCCCGGATGTGCGAAACTTCCGGTGGTGATGATGCACGGCGCGTATACGCCGACGCAAATCGATTGGTGGGCGCAGGAGGGGATCGATCATCTCAGTAAACCGGTCGGGCATCGCCGGCTGCGGGAACTGTTGTTGCATCGGTTGCTGGGGATCGCGCCGCAACCGGTCGATGATTCGACGCAGGTGAAGCTGACGACGGCTGCGGGAAAACGCTTGCGGGTACTGTTGGTCGAGGACAGCCTGGTCAATCGCCAGGTCGCGTTGGGACTGCTGCGGCGTTTGAAGTGCGACGTCGACGTCGCGACTCATGGCGGCGAAGCGGTCCAGCAGGTGACGCAGCAGGCTTACGACGTGGTCTTGATGGATGTCCAGATGCCAGTGATGGACGGGATCAAAGCGACGGTTGCGATTCGGGCAACCGAGGCGGGCAGCAAACGCCATCTTCCGATCATCGCAATGACGGCTGCGGCGATGAAAGGGGATCGCCAGCGTTGTTTCGACGCCGGCATGGATGGCTATATCTCCAAGCCGGTGACGCAGGAGAGTTTGGTGTTGGAGGTGACGCGGGTGCTGGGGACCAACGGCGGCAAGGGAGATACCAGCGATTCGCGGATCTGGAGCCACACGCAGCCTGCGATGCCATCATCGGTGGCGGTCCATTCCGATGATGTGTCGGCGGTGGGTGGCCGCGAGCAGTCGGCAGCACAAGTCGATACGGTGATCGAAGCCGATGCGTCGCACGCGGGGTTGGAGCACTTGTGCAGCGAATATAGCGAGCAGGATGCGCTGGTGATCGCGAAGGCCTTGGTCGTCGAAGCGCCCGAGTTGATTCGCACGCTGCAGACGTCGGCGGCGAACGGAGATCAACGCGTCTTGACCCGCGGCGCTCACACTCTAAAAGGATCCGCGCGGGTTGTTCAGTTCGAGGACGTTGTCGAACTCTCCGCCGAGATCGAGCGATTGGCGCGGGAGGGGAAGACCGAAGAAGCGGTTGCGCATCTGGACGACCTCGTCCAACGAACCCGCTCGATGACCGAGCAGGTCGAGAAATGGATCCAGTGCAAAACCAACGGCAGCGCGTGA
- a CDS encoding GDSL-type esterase/lipase family protein: MRLKLTCLFLALTICCGFADNSTADENASLQPEDRIALIGGTWVERMQQNGYFETALQTLAPQKKLVVRNLGWSGDNARAEARAVFGSPQEGYARLQRDLAAANPTVVVVGYGFAEAINGMEAAERFPADLARLLDDQAAAGVRVVLLQPFHMPGVLTPDYDAADQSVRQTIAQAAQERKLPLIDLAPWVSDADFDNGLHLTEQGYQQLGDRLARELLHQAAAPAIDYTAAKTKALRDKVIEKNQLFFHRYRPQNETYLFLFRKHEQGNNAVDIPRFDPLIEALDGEIQQAAGE; the protein is encoded by the coding sequence ATGCGACTCAAGCTTACCTGCCTCTTTCTTGCCCTTACTATCTGCTGCGGTTTCGCCGACAATTCGACTGCGGATGAGAACGCAAGCCTTCAGCCCGAAGATCGAATCGCACTGATCGGCGGGACCTGGGTCGAACGGATGCAGCAAAACGGCTACTTTGAAACCGCGTTGCAAACCCTGGCACCTCAGAAAAAGCTGGTCGTCCGCAATCTTGGCTGGTCGGGTGACAACGCCCGCGCCGAAGCTCGTGCAGTCTTTGGCAGCCCCCAGGAGGGCTACGCTCGTCTGCAGCGAGACCTCGCCGCCGCCAATCCAACGGTCGTCGTCGTCGGCTACGGATTTGCTGAAGCGATCAATGGCATGGAAGCTGCCGAACGCTTCCCCGCCGACCTGGCTCGGCTGCTGGACGACCAAGCCGCCGCGGGCGTGCGAGTCGTGTTGCTGCAACCGTTTCACATGCCCGGCGTGCTGACCCCCGATTACGACGCCGCCGATCAAAGCGTTCGCCAAACGATCGCCCAGGCGGCTCAAGAGCGCAAGCTGCCGCTGATCGATCTGGCCCCCTGGGTCTCCGACGCCGACTTCGACAACGGCCTGCATCTGACCGAACAGGGCTATCAACAGCTGGGCGATCGGCTCGCTCGCGAACTGCTGCACCAAGCCGCAGCCCCCGCGATCGACTACACCGCGGCCAAAACGAAGGCTCTCCGCGACAAAGTGATCGAAAAGAACCAGCTGTTCTTCCATCGCTACCGTCCGCAAAACGAGACCTATCTGTTCCTGTTCCGCAAACACGAACAAGGGAACAACGCCGTCGATATCCCTCGTTTCGATCCATTGATCGAAGCCCTCGACGGCGAGATCCAACAAGCCGCCGGGGAATAG